Within Mauremys mutica isolate MM-2020 ecotype Southern chromosome 24, ASM2049712v1, whole genome shotgun sequence, the genomic segment AGCTCCTCCGTCGTGTACTGGCAGGTCTCCAGGTGGGACTTGACCACGTTCTGAGCAATCCGGTCTGCCCAAGCAAGCACAAAGCACAGCGGAGACTCAGGGCCCGGATCCTACGGGGGCAGCCAGGCTTCCTCAAAGACAGGGCAGCCCCAAGGACTAATGCAGCGCACAGGCAGCCCCAGTGCCCCTGGCGCGTTGCCAGCATAGCCTCTGTCAGCCCCTACGGATGTGTTGTGATGAGCTGTCGCGTGTCTGTGTGTGCCACTGCCTCCTCCTGGGCGGAGTCAGAACTGGTCCAGCTGTGTGTCTTAGGCCCTATAGTGCCAGTGGGGATTCTCTTTAGCTCAGGTACAAGGGGCCTTGTGCTTTCAGAGCAGGAGGGCCTGGGGTCTATCCTTGCTACAAAGTTCTTAGCTGcctggggtttgttacaggatgTGTGTGTTGTGAGTGAGCTGGAATTCAGGCAGTTGGCCGATCAGTGGGGTACGGGCTGGACTGTAGCTTAGCAGGGTGTGGGGCATGTTCTGGGTCTCAAGGACGTTAGGAGCTGAGTTTGGGGGGGACTATCTGCCTCCTGCCCTGCTCGGTTCTGGTGGGAGTGGGAGAGGACAGTTCCTGCCACAGCTGCCCTACTCCTCCAAGGGCTTTCTCCCACCTCCATCCTTGTAGCAGGGGCTGCATTAGCCTTGCACGGACACACTCCCACGCTTTAGGGGGGTGGGTGCCAGACTCACGGGGAGGGGACTGCAGGAGGCTCCAGGAGAGAGCAGGACCAGAGATTGGGAGTCCCCACTTTATCTTCTGCTATCAGCATgtagccgccccccccccggtttAGGGGCAGTCCCACATGAGATGATAGCCTACTACTGCTCCCCTCTAGCAGAAatgctcctttagctcaagcataGAGGCCTGTGCTTTCAATGCTGGAGGTCTGGGGGTCAGCCCCACCTACGGGTGGTTGCTCTGAGCCCTGCAAAATTCAGCTCATGCCTTCTCTTATGTCTGAGatgggcgggggagggcaggtactgACCGATCTCGAGCATCGAAATGTCCGAGGCGAGCTGGCTGCCCTCCAGGGCGCTGTGGGCAAAGAGGCCGGGCTCCAGCATCAGCTCGTAGATGGACTCCTGTTTGATGAGCTTGGCATCGCTGACGTCCATGCTGGACTGGTCGGGCGAGGGCTGGGCCGAGGTCAGGAGGTCCAGGTTGTAGTAGGTGCTGCCTCCATCGGGGGTGAGAGGGAAGTCGAAGAGGAGCCCGTCCGACAGCGGGGAGATGTCGTCCAGGTCCGAGACCCCGCTGCTCACGCTGGTGGGGTAGACCCGTGCCAGGGCCTCGGAGTCGTCCTTGGAGGCCCCGTTCTGCTCCTGGTTCTGCTGGTGCTTCTGCACCTCCGCATACAGGCTGTCCCGCTGCTTCTTGGACATGCGGCCGAACTTCACCGctggggagaaggaagcagagccGGTAGGCTTGGGCGCGTGGATGGGGCGCAGTGGCAAACGAAGGGTTAACAACAACTCCActgcccccccaggcaggggccagaggagtaggaggggggcagggcaatgccctggggctccagggctggggtgaTTATTTTGGTACATTCCGATGATGGGATTTTCCCATTAGCAGCAGCGAGCAGAGGCCCCAGCTGGtggtaggtgctgagcacacagctagggagacagtccctgctccaaggagcttacagCTGAAACCGACGAGACCCACCCAAGGTCCCTGGCACAGCCAGGAATTCAAGAGTCCTGGCTCAGAGCCTATTCCCCACTGAGCAGCCCAGCCGGCAACTCCCCGATCCCCCAGGGGCCCAGCCGACCCCTCAGGCCTCGGGAGCAGACTCACCGTCACGCGACATGCCCAGTGCCAGACATTTCTGCAGGCGGCAGTGCTGGCACCGGTTCCGGTTGGTCCGGTCGATCAGGCAGTTCTTCTGGCGCGAGCAGGAGTAGCTGGCGTTATTCTGCTGGCTTCTCCGGAAGAAACCCTGCACGGGAAGGAGGACGGGtcacaaaggggtgtgtgtgggggggatccccCACATGGTCTCCACCTGCCTGGGGAGTGACTGGAGGAGGGGTCTTCCgagggtggggatggaaaaggccCAGCGGGGGCACCCGGCCCATCCCAACCTAAGCTTGTTCCTGGGGAGACGGTCTCTTGTGCTTTGTCCAGCCTTGGCCCACACACAGTGGGAACCGGGGACTGTTccagagtggggagggagccGTGCCAGACCCAGGGGAGGGATgaatgggtgggtggggggaactgGGCCAGCGGTGGTGCTAGTAGGATGGTGACCAGAGCCAGGGAGGTGCCCTGCGATTTGTTCCCAGGCAGCTCAACCAGTGTATCCGGCTCCTGCCCGGCAATGCTCCTAGGTTGGGACCATCAATGGGAGCTGGCGTCTAGCTGGCGTCGTCGCCTTTGGAAACCCCTCCCCCGGCGCTGGGCGAGCAGACGGCTCCCGCCAAAGAGGTTTATAAACCATCCCCTGAATCCCCGGGCTGGGAATGCCCAATTCCTTACACCTGCCGAGTGCCAGGGCCGGACAGAGCCCATCGCTTACCTTACAGCCTTCACAGGTGATGACGCCGTAGTGAATCCCCGAAGACTTGTCTCCGCAGATCTTACACGGGATCACTTCGATTTGGGCTGCAGCCGGGAGGGGAACAAAACAGAGAAGCCCGGGTCAGTTCACTGCGGCGTCTCTCTCTCTAGGGGACAGAGCAGTTGGCCCTTGTGGGGAGACAGGGACCTTGCAGCGCTTTACAAACAGACATTAACGAAACCTTCTGGGAGGTGGGTAGCATCATCCCTGCcttgagggaaactgaggcacagagcagggctgtgacttgctcaaggccagcCAGCAGGCCAGCAATGGAGCTGGAAACAGAGCCCAGGCCTGCTAATCCTGTACTCTAGTCAGTAGATCCCACCGTTTAAACCCTCCGAAATGATCCTCTTACGAGTGCCGCCCTCCTGCTCAGCACACCTGGGAAACAAGCAACACCAGCTACTCAGCTCGGCAAGCAGCCGCTCTCTTCCCAGCCTCACTCCAAGCACCGCAAGGCCCCGCCGAGGCCCTGTTCCAAGTGGCCGCGGGATCCCCTCCAGGTTTTCCTCTTCCTTATTCCTGATGGTGAGTGAGGAGGCGGAGGGACTCATTAACACTGGGCTTGATTCTGTACCTGTGCTCGTTGCACTTATAGTCACGAGTGGATCTGAGCACTCAGAAGGGACGGATCTCTGCCTGCGTGGATCCCACACACCTGCCCTGCCTGGGTCTCTTTGCAGGGACCGAATCCTGGAACCTCTCCATCTAAAAGCCCAAATTAAACATCCAGACCCGCTCCACCCACTAGTGGAGACCCGCTCCACCCTACGCTAGCCTGAGGTACACACCCAGGTGCAGTCTGTCTGCAGCGCTTAAATAGccacttttctccatcttttttaggGCAGGCTAGCAGCCTTGCAAGTATTTGAAGAcctcttaatctcctcttttccaaactaaacagacccagttccttcagcctttgctcatagggcttgtgttccatccctttgatcatcttggTCAGCCACCTCTGGATcctctccagtttctctacatcttttCTACACATtgatgaccaaaactggacacacttctccagctgaggcctaaccagcgccgaGGAGGGCGGTACTATCACCACCCGTGGCCATGCGCGGCCTCTGTTAAcacaacctaaaattgcatttgctttttttgcaacagcatcgcatgGCTGGCTCCGGCTGAGGTGCTGATCCACCATAACTCCCAGAGCCTTGCACAGCCATTGCCACCCACAGCATGGAAGTCCTGAGCGGCCCCAGGGGTACAGATGTACAAGTATTACAGACTATTGGGGCGGTGTTCTCGGTAGCGGGGATCGAAGGGGATCCAGAACCTGGGTTACCTGCCTCGGTAGGATATaatccaggagcagaggatgaaTCAGTACAGTGAATAGGGCTGcaattcccagcatgctcagGAGATGGCAGTGACGGGCTGTTCCCAGCATGTCCCGGACACGGGGTAACGTGCCAGGTGTGCCAGCAAGCCCTGGTGGTGCTTCAAACCCTAGGCCTCCTCCTCCTGGGTGGGCTCCCATTGTCTGCACACGCAGCTAGCAGGGAAGGGTCGGGCAGGGGCGAAACGGGGCAGGTCCCAGAGGCCATGGGTGTAGTTAGTTGCAGGCAGCGGATATCATCAGTCAAAGGCAACAGAGAATGCAGAAGGGTGCTGCAGTTTCATGGCTCAAAAGGCCTCCTGGAGGGGGAATCCCTATGTCCCCTGTAAGTGTCCCCAGCGTTGCAAGAGGGAGGCTGGAGCTaagagagcttggcttgtttagcctaagtaAAAGGAGAGCCAGGGGAGCTCGGATCGCTCTCTGTAaacacatcagagggataaataccaggcaGGAAGAGGATTATTTaaattaagcaccaatgtggacacaagaataaatggagaTAAACTGGCCAGCAACAAGTTTAGGCtcgaaattaggtgaaggtttctaaccatcagaggatggaagtccagccccccagaggggcactgggggcaaaaaacctacctGGCTTCAAGCCTGAGCGTGACAAGTTTACGGAGGGGATGGGATGAAGGGACGGCCCACAATGGCGTGTGGCCCATCGGCGAcggccagtagcaaaaatccccaccggctggagatgggacggggctctgagttactgcagagaattctctcccagGCATCTGCCTGgcgggtcttgcccacatgctcagggtctagctgatcgccatgtgtgggggtgggaaggaatttccccccccaggtctgactggcagagaccctgggggggggtttcgccttcctctgcaccaTGGGGCCGggccacttgcaggtttaaactagtgtcagtggtggattctctgtaactcgaCGTCTTttaaccacgatttgaggacgtcagtaactcagccagaggttggggGTCTCTTACGGATGAGATCAGACTAGACGACCATGATAGTCCCTTAAAGTCTATCAGTCTGCAGGGGAGCCAGGGCTGAGGCTGCTGGACCCAGGTCCTCTCTGGCTCTCCAGCTGGCAGCCTAGGATCACTACACAGGGCAGCCCACAGGCCCAGCCTGGATCCGGCAGCCGCGGACGGGGATTGCTGACTGCACTGTAGTTCTGGGGGGTGCTGCCAGCAAGCCCGGTCCCCACAGGACGTCAAACTACCCCTGCAAGCCCGTTGTGTCCTGGGGCGCCCCCTGGTGTTTGTGTGCGTGACGCCTTTCACGCCAGCTCGGCCGGTTGGCTCGTCTCGTGGATAGAGCACTGGGACTCGtcacctgggttctagccccagctctgctgctgggtgaccctgggcaagccacctcccttcccccgcctcagtttcctcatctgcaaaatgaaTGATACAGTGCCTGCGCCAGTGAGGCCCAGCTGTGTCTAGGACAGGGCCGGGCTTGTTCCCAGGATACtgcgtgggagggggctgggagtctgTGGCTAGAAtgactgggccagattctgacctcaCACTGGTGTTAAATCCCAAGTATAGTCAGTGGAGTCCCACCAGTGTGAGACTCAGCGTGTCTGTGGGCTCGGCCTGTCTACAGCAGGTCTGTGTCCTGGGCCGCACATAGGGTGGGAgcatgtgtgggggtgggagggaatggaGGGTCCTACCTGCACAGCTCCTCTGCActctttcccccgcccccaaaactGCTAGTGTGGGGGGCACCCCGGGTAGGCACATCAGGGGGTTTGGAagcactcctttcacacagctctGTCTTTGCAAACATCCATGCACTGGGGCGGATGGAGAGGGGGCAGGAACAGGCCTCCAGATGGGCTTATCAGAACCTGATTAACAGCTGCATAATAACCAGGCTTTTCATTACAGCCAAGGCATTGCCGCAGGGAACAGCTGTGTGTAGAGAGGACGGCTGCCTTCAAGTGTCCTGGGCCTTGGAATAAACCTCTCAGCAAATGCTCAGCTTTGCTCCATCCTTCCCTTCCGCACAAAGTAAGATCCTCTGTTCCTGTGCTAGCGGGATTTCTGAATGCTTTCCAAGCCACTAGAAAAAGCGATCTCTTCACCCAGcactgcaatgcagccacctctgtggtAGAACACGGCAGCTGTTTAACAAGGCACAGCACTGGTTTAGCCCAGGAAGTAAAGAAAAACACTGAATCCACCTAAAGGAATTTCTGGAGGGAAACTGAATGGAATGAGCCAAGCTGGCATCTGGCCACAACAGCAGGGTTGTCTCTAGTAGAAAGAGCCCCGGGATCCTGAGAGATTATAGTGGTTAAACTGGGTTTTACATCTCACTTGTGCAAATGCCTGGCAGAGAAAGGAGCCATTCCAGAGGGAGTGCAAAGAGAAATCCAGTCCAGAGCTTGTGCCACCTGGGACAGTCGTAAGCAAGTGAGCTCCAGCCCAGTTTAGAAGGTGGATTCCCCTGCCCACCTGCAATGACCTTGGGTGGAAACACCCTGGAGtggctctctcttctcccctggggcctgatccagtggaAAGTCTCTCACGGACATCACTGGCCTTTGGAACCAGCCCCTCGAATGGCTCCCTGCCGCTAAAGCCCCATGCTGAGTCCGGGGCTAGAGGGTGCCTCCTGGCAGCCGGAGGATGGCCCTCTTCCCTGCGGCTGTTGCAGCAGGCTGGGTTTCCAACCGCGGAAACAACTTGCCagttggattctccatccctgcaaATCTGGCAGCGTTTCTAGAAGAGCCGCTGTAGTTCACACAGGACGGAACCCAGCGAAgccacattggtcccttctggcttggaAACGATGAGCCTAAGGGGTCTGCTTGCAGCCCCTTCCCTGTAGCAGGCAGCCCCCTGGGATCGACACGGAAAACAGCCTTGGCAGCAGCCCCCCCGGCAGCACTGCCCTGCATCCGCTCTCCCAGCCTGGGAGCCATTCTCTGCTCGGCTTGTGCTGAGCTGCTAACAGGGTTCAGCCCCTCCATCTTCCAGGCTGCCCCAGATCCAGGGGGTGATCTCCAGCCCCCTCAGCCAGGCAGCCCTTGGCCTTCTGGGTAGGCATTACATGGGCCCTGCCGCCTGGGAAATAGTACATACCATTCAGATCAGGCCTTGCCCATTACATCACTACTGACTCAACGCCCTgttgtggcactagggggcgctcggCTGCCATCTTTTACATGAGACTTTTAACCCAAGGTCCTGGTCATTCACGGTCATTAAGATCCCAGGATGCTTTCGGCTCCACCACGGTCTTGCTTAAATCCCCAGCTCAGATAAGTCCATTCTGCCTCCCTACATTCCCCTCTGCATTTCCAATGGATTTTTCTTTATTAGCGATTGCGTGGTGTTGCTCCGAGCTGGTAAACAGCTGCTGTtttccagcccagaggtggctgcatttcagtggcgggtTCAGTGCTGTGTATAGTTATCCCGGGTGTTTTGGGGTCCGTTGAGATGAACAACATTAGGGAAATCATCAcctttattgttgttgttattctcTGGCTCCAGAGGCTGGTTTTGTATAGTTCTTTGTTCTCCCCCATCTAACCCATGTTttcatagcacctttcatcttagaggacctcaaagtgcttcagaaaCTAGAAGCCTGGTTtttggaagtgctgagcacccaccagtccacttgaagtcagtgggaactacGGGGGCTTAGCACCCCCCCAAAATCAGACACTATATCCAGGGATTCCTCCATCCACCACTGAcatacagccacctctggggtgaaatgaAGCAGCCATCTTCTTGTGAGGAGGACAAGGTCTTATGTCCACAAGCCAGATCCCCtagtggcagagtgccccctAACTCCACCTTTGACCAGGGCTCAGCTCTCACACGGGGTGAAGCGCGCCCCCTAGTGAGCGTGCCATCTACATGCTCCTTGGAGGTCTCACCTAAGGACCGACCCCACCAAAGCCAGCTGAACCTCACAAGATCACATCTCCAGGTAGTACCATCCCTGGCCTGTGCTGTTTTCACCCAGCTGTGGTTAGCTGTTCGGCTGTGCGTGTGTGTTCTTTGTGTGTGCTGCACAGACAGCcggcacagcagacctcgagcgaactgcccaatgaccacaagatccgttaaggtaCGAAGGCGCCAGGCCAGGTTTCCTGCCGACAAAACACAGTAATATCACCTGGCAGACTCTACGAGGATATTAAGACGTGTCTGCCTGTGACAAAGGACACAGCTCAGTGAATGTGGGGACTTTTCATTCTCCTCTCGGCTGGAGAGGAGATTCTCTCTGAGATATCTCTGTATACATTCCAGTGTCCCCCACCAACTGCCCGGGACTCTGAGAAATGTAACTAGCATCCAGTCCAGCGTCCTCATGGGTGGCTCTGGAATTCCTGCATGACCACCTGAGAGAAGGTGACCCAGCTACGCAGCTCTCCGGGGTCACTGGCGGGCAATGGGGCACCCTCTATCATTCAGCCCTGCTGGGAAAGAGATGGACAGTAACCGGTGCCCGGCCGCTGCTGCCGAATGCCGGGGACGTCCCCAAGAAAAGCTGCCATGCGCCTAGATTCTCATCTGCTCCGGTGACCCACCTGGGACACAAGGTGCCCAGGAGATGCTCAAGGGGTGCCAGGGGCGAGGAGCCACCTCCCTGCTGACCCTGCAGCTGTCAGAGCCCAGCCGCTTGGAGAAAGACGGGGCCCAAACACAGAGACACTAGGGGATCCCACAGTCAAATACCTCACTCTGGCTGAGTGAGTGGGGAGCGGGCGATGGGGGGCTCAGAGGATGGAAGTGAGTCCAAGTAGGAAGAATGGGGGAGACAGAAGTGGGAGAGCACAGCAGGTGAGGAagcagaatgggggcagggcaggtgacGGCATACCAAGGTGATGGGCGTGCTATAAACACAAGGCATTGGGTGGGTGGAAGGGTGTGtacagagagcgagagagaagagCTGTGCACCATGCAACAATCCTGCAATCGTGGGTTGTTGCCGCTCTGTTTTCTAGATTAATCCAGCCCAACATCAGCAAACCAATCAATCAGAATTCACCCAGCACGGGACTTCAGGGCATCTTGCCAACTGTCATCAACGAAGCCGCACAACTGCAACATTcgacagaggggaaactgaggcacatgttcACTTGCAGCCAGGGCCTCAAGTAGAAATAGGTCCCAGGAGTCTGACCTCCCTCTCGCCTGCCTCCCCACCAAGTGAGCACGTGTGTGCGGAGCTCTGGTTATGtaaagccccagcagctgggggccctGGCACAAAAGCCCAGCAGTAAGGCTCTTGGTGCAGTTCGTCATGCAGCGATATCAGTGAGTGGAGACTCTCCCTCACAATAGCAGTACGGAGAGAATGATCTTTTTCCCTCAGAAAGATcgagtgacttacccaaggcgcCCGgctttgaacccagatctcctgagtcactagcccaggccctgctcacaagAGCATCCTtcctccctacagcacagcgttAAGCTTGTTACTTGTCCCTTTCTCAAGAGTGGCTGAGAAGAAGCTTTGGAGACTTCCCCTCGTAAAAAGAGCACAGCTGGACTACACGGGTATGGTGCAGCGGAGGGGTGCCTGGGGTGTCTGTACAGCCCCTGCCATCTCCTGGCTTAATATACTAACCGCTGGCTCTTCCACTGCACTTTCCACCAGGAGATCTGAAAGCGCTTTAcccagtatcattatccccatttcacagatgggcaaactgaggcacagagtggcgcaatgactcacccaaggtcccCCAGCAGactagtagcagagccaggactagaccCCAGGTCTCACCAGGATACCTGCCTCTCTGAGGCCagcagcccacttcatcagatgcacagacTGTATGTACTGTGAGAGGGAGACTCCCTGCAATGTTCATTTCCCACCGTAGGGGCGCcattcccagcatgcaatgctcctaTCATCTGTGTCTCCCGTCACCCTGATTCTACGATTTCCTATGGCCTAGGATTTCCAATGACCAGATAGAGTCTCTTTTCATGTGCATgcgtttgtgtttgtgtgtgaatgtttgtgtgtacatgtttgtgcatgtgtgcgcgcgcacatggatttgtgcatgtgcGTATGCACTGGTGTGCGCGCAtgcgtttgtgtgtgtttgtgtgtacgtgtgtttgtgtgtgcatgtatttGTTCATATGTGTTTGTGCGTGTACATGCATTTGTGCATGTGTGCGCACACATGGATTTGTGTGTGCGCGttggtgtgtgtccatgtgtttGTGCGTGTTAACTGGTGTGTGTCTATGCGTTTGCCGCACACGCCCCTTCTTTTAggcgagggtggttttgggtgaGGACGGGGTGGGCTGGGTATAAGCCCTTGGGCCACCCTGGCAGGAAGTGGCACAGGTGTGTCAGCTGGGCACAACGACAATGGGACGGGAATGAGGGAGGGATGCACATTTGAACTTCGCTCCATATCtcagcccacccccccaccccagccgaCCCTCCCCTCCCACAAGCAATTGAGTTTGTCTGAGGACCAAGGTGGGAGACATGGAAGagaatcctgggcccagctgtGCTGTGAGCGAGGGCACCTCTGAACGGAAGGAGGGTTGTCAGTCAGGCTGGGAACTCCGAGAGGGACAAACCCTGTgtacttatcatagaatcatagattattagagttggaagggacctcaagagatcgtctagtccaaccccctgctcaaagcaggactgatcTCCaaatccctaagtagccccctcaaggattgaactcacaaccctgggtttagcaggccaatactaaaaccactgagctatccctccccccctaaaaaaataaaggtcattgagtccagccccctgccttcactagcaggaccaagtactgatttttgccccagatccctaagtggccccctcaaggattgaactcacaaccctgggtttagcaggccaatgctcactaTCCCTCTCACACGTGGGAGTGGGTAGCTGGAGCTGAGGGGCTCTCTGTCACATGGGGGGTGCTGGCAGGAGGAACATGCTAGAcagcagccaggggtggctctagctttcttgccgccccaagcacggcaggcgggCTGCTTTCGGCagcgtgcccgcgggaggtccaccggtcccgcggcttcgacatacccgccgctgaattgccgccgaatccatgggactggCAGACCGCAGCCgaaagcagcctgactgccgccctcgcagggaccggcagggcgccgcCCGCGGCTGGCCgacccaggcacgtgcttggagctgCCGCTGACAGCAGCTGAGGCTCGGGGCGTATAACATTTGAGCCAGGAAGGAGTTATTGGGGGAGTGTTTCATTcccttttctctcttctcttcccccatgcctggctctgccccactgACAGGTCAGCCGGAAGATCACAGAGCTTGCTTCCAAAGCATCACCCATTCATATGTGACCCAGGCCTGATCCTGAGCCCGCGCCTCCCACTGTGCCCTGCTCGGCAGGTTTGATATCTCCGGGGCCCAAAGTCAGCGGAGCCAAAGAACAACAAACCCACCTCATGCCAAGCTGAACACTGACAGATCATTGGCCCTCTAGAATTGATGTGACGGCCTGGCAGAAACCCAGCCTGTGACATCGCTGCCATGGAGACAGTTCTGACTGCACAGGTATACGTGGATACGACTGTACGTGAACAGAGCTGGACATAAGTTCAGCCATCTGCAACAGATTGGAGTCTGAAGGGACTTTGATTTCATGGTGTAACACGTGGACAGCAAAGAAAGACCAAAAAGACCTATAAACAATCCACTTCCCGGAAGAAACAGGGCAGAAAACAccaggtcagagttaaggttattgaGGGAATGATACATTTCCAGACTTCCAATCTGTTTTTAATCTTGAATCTGAGCTGAGAATTTTTTGCCTTTCGAGTGGCTATGAAGACAAAACAATCAAGTGTATTTATATTACGGTAACTTCTTCAGGTCCTAATCAGGACTGCAGCCCCCTTGCGCTAGGACACACGGGACAGTTCGGTAACTGACGCAGAGATACAACCTCAGCTCGAACTTTGCGGCGCTTGTGCGTGGCGCTGGCCTTTAACTGCGCTCCTGTTTGTAACGTACCGGGGAATCATTTTAATGCAAACCAGAGCAGGACACGTCCCAGTCACCCCCGTGTATCCTGTTAACCCACAACGGAGAGTAAACAAAGGGAGGGAATGAAACCAACAGCTGGAGCTGGTGACTGCTTGGAAAGGAAAGGGCTCATCTTCAGTGTAAATATCAAATCCGGCGTCCCCGCAGTGTCAGTTCTGCTGCAGGCGCTACAGCCGTGGGAGAGGTTAGCGCGACCAATGGGCCCGGGGAGCTGGAACGGTGCTTTCTCCTGTGGAGGTTTAGATTTCCACTGTGCTTTGAGCCCCTCTCTGGTTGTCAGGTGTTGTCTCCTAAATTGTTCTTTggtcttttcctccctcccccagctctttgCTTTCAAATCAACAGAGCCATTCGGCAGATTTCACTCCGCAAGGAAAGAGGAGGCAGCGAGGAAGGCCGAACATCCCCCGCCTGGTCCCCAGCGTGCTGGCATTGCACGGAGACGGAGTGTGTGGCCTCGTACACAACTCTACAGTGCTGGACAACAATGAGACTCGTGTCTCTGCCGTACAGAGGCAAGGAGCCCCCCGAGGCAGGATGGCCCAGTGGGTAGGGTGCTAGCCAAGGACTCTGGAGAGCTTGGGTGAGTTCCcgtctctgccaccctgggcaAATCCTTTAGCCTCTCTGTGCGTCTGTTCTCCATGCGTGAACTGGGCAGAGTGGCCCTCATTGGGACGCTGGGAGGAGAAAGACATCGCAGAGTGTGTGTTTTCAGACGATGATGGAAGCCAGCGGCTAAACCAAGGGGCTTTCTAGGTGACACCAGGCACCCGTCACACTGGctgtcctccccagccctggcagtgaaCGAGGGGGCAGTTACCCATGAAGTGGGTCCCATTGGCCCCTAAACAGAGCATGAGGAGCTCATGTGACACACCCAGGGCCAATGGCAACAAATTGCCTGCGCTAACTTCTAGGCAACACCATTGTAGCATTTACTCCATCTCTTTATACAGCGCATGAAGCTAAGGTCTCCCGTGCGTCCGAAGCCAGAGGACAAGGGCCAGGCACGTGCGGATTCATTAGCTATTCTCTGTTGCTGACGAACATGGATTCCTTACAGCAGGAAGTGAGGGTACGTAATCTGATTCCTACATGGAGCAAGCAGCCTGCTTATTGTGAGCGCAGGGCCCTTAGCCAGAAAGAGAGTCCATCCTCCCAGCTACCCAGCAAGGCACTTACCTGGCcttcaccaccctgctatctgAGCGCCTCGGCGAGGGATTttaactctccccttcccccctgtgaggtagggaaacgTTACCCCCTTTCATAGATGGGGATCTGAGACCCAAAGG encodes:
- the LOC123356125 gene encoding nuclear receptor ROR-beta-like isoform X1, translated to MRAQIEVIPCKICGDKSSGIHYGVITCEGCKGFFRRSQQNNASYSCSRQKNCLIDRTNRNRCQHCRLQKCLALGMSRDAVKFGRMSKKQRDSLYAEVQKHQQNQEQNGASKDDSEALARVYPTSVSSGVSDLDDISPLSDGLLFDFPLTPDGGSTYYNLDLLTSAQPSPDQSSMDVSDAKLIKQESIYELMLEPGLFAHSALEGSQLASDISMLEIDRIAQNVVKSHLETCQYTTEELKRLAWMLYTQEEIRSLQNKSCETMWQQCSLQISNAIQYVVEFAKRIDGFMELCQNDQIILLKAGCLEVLLIRMIRAFNPLNNTVLFEGKYGGLQMFKSLGCDDLINAVFELGRNLCRLQLSDEEIALFTAAVLLSPDRPWLTESKKVQKLQDKIYIALQHEIQKKHSSEDKLSKMISKLPLMKTICNLHLDKLEFFRLLHPETAMNFPPLYKEVFNSELQYSDPRES